In one Nocardioides sp. NBC_00368 genomic region, the following are encoded:
- a CDS encoding glycosyltransferase, whose protein sequence is MSTTRETVAIVVVTYNRADMLRGLLDGLTKLDQPADAVIVVNNASTDHTAQVLAEAVTPNLQVIDSPENLGGAGGFHLGTKAAVEQGWDRLYLIDDDVVPAHDCLEVLLAQDEDCLFSVREDRNGNLIELAALKFDLRNPLAIKPKTAAVMDTYPTRDAMPERVPVENVAFEGFMIRRTVLEEIGLPDPTYFIFYDDVDLAIRARRAGRTIWAVRDAVLVRQLDFSQQHDLAGWKGFYMYRNLFVVHFRYGENVLVRLKPWLIAAAVVILSPLRGGKHEAVNVIKALRAARGMRTIPTTSS, encoded by the coding sequence TTGAGCACCACCCGTGAGACGGTCGCGATCGTCGTCGTCACCTACAACCGCGCCGACATGCTGCGTGGGCTGCTCGACGGGCTCACCAAGCTCGACCAGCCCGCCGACGCCGTGATCGTCGTCAACAACGCTTCCACGGACCACACCGCGCAGGTCCTCGCCGAGGCGGTCACGCCCAACCTCCAGGTCATCGACAGCCCGGAGAACCTCGGTGGTGCCGGTGGCTTCCACCTCGGCACCAAGGCCGCGGTCGAGCAGGGCTGGGACCGGCTCTACCTGATCGACGACGACGTCGTCCCGGCCCACGACTGCCTCGAGGTGCTGCTCGCCCAGGACGAGGACTGCCTCTTCTCGGTGCGCGAGGACCGCAACGGCAACCTGATCGAGCTGGCCGCGCTGAAGTTCGACCTGCGCAACCCCCTCGCGATCAAGCCCAAGACCGCCGCGGTGATGGACACCTACCCGACCCGCGACGCCATGCCCGAGCGTGTCCCGGTGGAGAACGTCGCCTTCGAGGGCTTCATGATCCGCCGCACCGTCCTGGAGGAGATCGGTCTTCCCGACCCGACCTACTTCATCTTCTACGACGACGTGGACCTCGCGATCCGCGCCCGCCGCGCCGGCCGCACCATCTGGGCCGTACGCGACGCGGTGCTCGTGCGGCAGCTCGACTTCAGCCAGCAGCACGACCTGGCCGGCTGGAAGGGCTTCTACATGTACCGCAACCTCTTCGTCGTCCACTTCCGCTACGGCGAGAACGTCCTCGTACGTCTCAAGCCCTGGCTCATCGCGGCGGCTGTGGTCATCCTCAGCCCCCTGCGAGGCGGCAAGCACGAAGCCGTCAACGTGATCAAGGCCCTGCGCGCCGCGCGGGGCATGCGAACCATCCCCACCACCTCCTCCTGA
- a CDS encoding glycosyltransferase family 2 protein — MPGSNRVAAVVVTFNRLELLQRLLERLDVVGGLDEVIVIDNASTDGTSQWLAQLDGAEEPGQRQVPVVARTLQSNSGGAGGFHDGLELAIERGADLVWLMDDDGLPDPDCLALLLKQTDLDFWGPLVVDEGDPGRLVFPIRLPGRSKVVHQLADVEAAATDGLIKDIVIPFNGVLVTRDLVERIGYPRAEYFIWGDDHEYRLRAEQAGARIATVVGAQVRHPAVGDLGTPMAWGRATYNHTPSDLKHYCMARNNLLNLRDYRGWPFALAFVAKTLWFYLLTKPQPKRIRLSAQAWWAAVRGDFSGHERFLR; from the coding sequence GTGCCAGGGAGCAATCGCGTCGCCGCCGTCGTGGTGACCTTCAACCGTCTCGAGCTGCTGCAGCGACTGCTGGAGCGGCTCGACGTGGTCGGCGGGCTCGACGAGGTGATCGTCATCGACAACGCCTCCACGGACGGTACGTCGCAGTGGCTCGCCCAGCTCGACGGCGCCGAGGAGCCCGGCCAGCGCCAGGTTCCGGTGGTCGCGCGCACCCTGCAGAGCAACAGCGGCGGGGCCGGCGGCTTCCACGACGGTCTGGAGCTGGCGATCGAGCGCGGCGCTGACCTGGTCTGGCTGATGGACGACGACGGCCTGCCCGACCCCGACTGCCTGGCGCTTCTCCTCAAGCAGACCGACCTCGACTTCTGGGGGCCGCTCGTCGTCGACGAGGGCGATCCCGGCCGCCTGGTCTTCCCGATCCGGCTCCCGGGCCGCTCCAAGGTCGTGCACCAGCTCGCCGACGTCGAGGCGGCGGCCACCGACGGCCTGATCAAGGACATCGTGATCCCGTTCAACGGGGTGCTGGTCACCCGCGACCTGGTGGAACGGATCGGCTACCCCCGGGCGGAGTACTTCATCTGGGGCGACGACCACGAATACCGTCTCCGGGCCGAGCAGGCCGGCGCCCGGATCGCGACCGTCGTCGGGGCCCAGGTGCGCCATCCGGCCGTCGGCGATCTCGGCACCCCGATGGCGTGGGGGAGGGCGACGTACAACCACACGCCCAGCGACCTGAAGCACTACTGCATGGCGCGCAACAACCTCCTCAACCTGCGCGACTACAGAGGGTGGCCCTTCGCTTTGGCTTTCGTGGCCAAGACCCTATGGTTCTACCTGCTCACCAAGCCGCAGCCGAAGCGGATCCGGCTCTCTGCGCAGGCGTGGTGGGCGGCTGTCCGGGGGGACTTCAGTGGACACGAGAGGTTCCTTCGTTGA
- a CDS encoding ABC transporter ATP-binding protein, whose translation MTADSIVVDGVTKNFTLRYHRSIKDITVAKIKGQAVSNTFKALDDVTFTIKQGESVGLMGLNGSGKSTLLKLISGVMRPDRGVVKTRGQIAGLIATGAGFHPQLSGRENIFLNAAIYGLSAEETAEIYDDVVRFAELGDHLNSPVGNYSSGQYSRLGFSVAVHIDSDIFLADEVLAVGDKPFKKKCMEKMEEIRDSGRTVVYVSHAAGSVKRMCDRVICLEKGRLVFDGDVDEGIEYLHYGEDDAKGSAKLKQLEAADSALGAEV comes from the coding sequence ATGACCGCCGACTCGATCGTGGTGGACGGGGTCACCAAGAACTTCACGCTCCGCTACCACCGCAGCATCAAGGACATCACCGTCGCCAAGATCAAGGGGCAGGCGGTCTCCAACACCTTCAAGGCGCTGGACGACGTCACCTTCACGATCAAGCAGGGCGAGTCGGTCGGCCTCATGGGCCTCAACGGCTCCGGCAAGTCGACGCTGCTCAAGCTGATCAGCGGCGTGATGCGCCCCGACCGGGGTGTCGTGAAGACGCGTGGTCAGATCGCCGGCCTGATCGCGACGGGTGCGGGCTTCCACCCGCAACTGTCGGGTCGGGAGAACATCTTCCTCAACGCCGCGATCTACGGGCTCTCCGCCGAGGAGACCGCCGAGATCTACGACGATGTGGTGAGGTTCGCCGAGCTCGGCGACCACCTCAACTCGCCGGTCGGCAACTACTCCTCGGGGCAGTACTCCCGCCTGGGGTTCTCCGTCGCCGTCCACATCGACTCCGACATCTTCCTCGCCGACGAGGTCCTCGCCGTCGGTGACAAGCCCTTCAAGAAGAAGTGCATGGAGAAGATGGAGGAGATCCGCGACAGCGGCCGCACCGTGGTCTACGTCAGCCACGCCGCCGGCTCCGTCAAGCGGATGTGTGACCGCGTCATCTGCCTGGAGAAGGGCCGCCTGGTCTTCGACGGCGACGTCGACGAGGGCATCGAATACCTCCACTACGGTGAGGACGACGCCAAAGGGTCGGCCAAGCTGAAGCAGCTCGAGGCCGCCGACAGTGCCCTCGGCGCGGAGGTCTGA
- a CDS encoding LCP family glycopolymer transferase, whose translation MADQNYRPQRTAAERASRVRFRRAMALLLITLLLPGSAQLVAGNRRVGRIAIWTVIGLAVTAGLVFAISLLWHGLIFQLGTRPWLLGLFRIALIAGAIAWAALFIDAWRLGRPLELDLKQRRVVVAIGGALAFSVGATLIFGAHLVGVHKGMVEAIFAGAEAAEAHNGRFNVLLAGADSDGGKTRWGLRPDSLTVASIDAVTGRTVLIGLPRNMQNFTFDDGSPMDKEFPRGFDCDGCYLNGVSTWAGEHKELYKGEKDPGMAATVDAVEGITDLQISYYAIVDLNGFQEIVDAIGGVTLKVRQPIPVGIPSDSFYTHIQPGTRKLDGWETLWYARARHDSDDYSRMARQKCVLNAILQQTSPADVVRHYQDVAKATGSTITTSVPPSEIERFSALALKAKSQKISTLSLVPPLVNTADPDMSDIHAEVRKAVKKATPKKEEVFASPSTGEDGETKAPASKSKPKASGDSDKGGPVTGGSLGSRNKGYQANETDDLASAC comes from the coding sequence CGCGCCATGGCGCTGCTGCTGATCACGCTGCTCCTGCCGGGGTCGGCCCAGCTCGTCGCCGGCAACCGCCGCGTCGGCCGGATCGCGATCTGGACCGTCATCGGTCTCGCGGTCACCGCCGGGCTGGTCTTCGCGATCTCCCTGCTCTGGCACGGCCTGATCTTCCAGCTCGGCACCAGGCCCTGGCTGCTCGGCCTCTTCCGGATCGCGCTCATCGCCGGTGCGATCGCCTGGGCCGCACTGTTCATCGACGCCTGGCGGCTGGGCCGCCCGCTCGAGCTCGACCTCAAGCAGCGCCGGGTCGTGGTCGCGATCGGCGGCGCACTGGCCTTCTCCGTGGGCGCGACCCTGATCTTCGGCGCCCACCTGGTCGGGGTCCACAAGGGCATGGTGGAGGCGATCTTCGCCGGCGCGGAGGCCGCCGAGGCCCACAACGGCCGTTTCAACGTCCTGCTCGCCGGAGCCGACTCCGACGGCGGGAAGACCCGCTGGGGTCTGCGGCCCGACTCGCTGACGGTCGCCTCGATCGACGCGGTCACGGGTCGCACCGTCCTCATCGGCCTGCCCCGAAACATGCAGAACTTCACCTTCGACGACGGCTCTCCGATGGACAAGGAGTTCCCGCGCGGCTTCGACTGCGACGGCTGCTACCTCAACGGCGTGAGCACCTGGGCCGGGGAGCACAAGGAGCTCTACAAGGGCGAGAAGGACCCTGGCATGGCCGCCACCGTCGACGCGGTCGAGGGCATCACCGACCTGCAGATCAGCTATTACGCGATCGTCGACCTCAACGGCTTCCAGGAGATCGTCGACGCCATCGGGGGCGTCACCCTGAAGGTCCGCCAGCCGATCCCGGTCGGCATCCCCTCCGACAGCTTCTACACCCACATCCAGCCCGGCACCAGGAAGCTCGACGGCTGGGAGACCCTCTGGTACGCCCGGGCACGCCACGACTCCGACGACTACTCCCGGATGGCCCGCCAGAAGTGCGTCCTGAACGCGATCCTGCAGCAGACCAGCCCGGCCGACGTCGTACGCCACTACCAGGACGTCGCGAAGGCGACCGGCTCCACGATCACCACCTCCGTCCCGCCGAGCGAGATCGAGCGGTTCTCCGCGCTGGCGCTCAAGGCGAAGTCGCAGAAGATCTCGACGCTCTCGCTGGTGCCGCCGCTGGTGAACACCGCCGACCCGGACATGTCCGACATCCACGCCGAGGTGCGCAAGGCGGTGAAGAAGGCCACTCCGAAGAAGGAGGAAGTCTTCGCCTCCCCCAGCACCGGCGAGGACGGCGAGACCAAGGCGCCCGCCTCGAAGAGCAAGCCCAAGGCCTCCGGCGACTCCGACAAGGGCGGACCCGTCACCGGCGGTTCGCTGGGCTCGCGCAACAAGGGTTACCAGGCCAACGAGACCGACGACCTCGCCTCGGCGTGCTGA
- a CDS encoding glycosyltransferase — MSVTRLLQRQILPLDRDSDVLPLYVDNQAAILDADKYEVGSDKTAQALNNAQIRQSINDGTQIHPDQIESRTALRILKSERLSLGTYFNAFPASYWRRHTVVDDVKLTVALQGRGASVIVYKSMANGRSQRVDAADTGTNPEGTFTFDLPLKPFVDGGWYWYDVVASDEDAVITSAEWTAEVPDDRAEHGTVDICVTTMNKPDFCAKLLAQMGEDEALRPYLDTVFVMEQGTKKVVDDVEFPAAEKALGDLLHIIEQGNLGGSGGYARGQLESLRKGTATYALMMDDDVVCEPEGIIRAVTFGDLAKRPTIVGGHMFSLYAKSRLHSYGEIVQPWRFWWQSAPGVFGDWDFGARNLRSTRWLHKRVDVDFNGWFMCLIPRKVIEEIGLSLPVFIKWDDSEYGLRAKEAGFPTVSFPGAAVWHVPWTDKNDALDWQSYFHQRNRFVAALLHSIYDDGGRMVTESFSHQIKHLVSMQYSTVLLRHQALLDVLAGPDKLHETLATQLPAVREMVKDFPDAQLKADRDEFPPVRRHKPPRKGKEDTEVPTNREVKLAALKAPIRQLMKPRKLSTEFPEAELAAMDNQWYRITKYDSAIVSMNDQQGAAFYRRDKKLFNQMLRDTIKVHRQLKRRWPKLAEEYRSKLSEFTSPEAWEKTFEPWKVAEEKGTDGNRS; from the coding sequence ATGAGCGTGACCCGACTGCTCCAGCGGCAGATCCTGCCCCTGGACCGTGACTCCGACGTACTCCCGCTCTACGTCGACAACCAGGCTGCCATCCTCGACGCCGACAAGTACGAGGTCGGCTCCGACAAGACGGCCCAGGCGCTGAACAACGCCCAGATCCGCCAGTCGATCAACGACGGGACCCAGATCCACCCCGACCAGATCGAGTCGCGTACGGCGCTGCGGATCCTGAAGAGCGAGCGGCTCTCGCTCGGCACCTACTTCAACGCCTTCCCGGCCAGCTACTGGCGCCGGCACACCGTGGTCGACGACGTGAAGCTGACCGTCGCGCTGCAGGGCCGCGGCGCGAGCGTCATCGTCTACAAGTCGATGGCCAACGGCCGCTCCCAGCGCGTCGACGCCGCCGACACCGGCACCAACCCCGAGGGCACCTTCACCTTCGACCTGCCGCTGAAGCCGTTCGTCGACGGCGGCTGGTACTGGTACGACGTGGTCGCCTCCGACGAGGACGCCGTCATCACCTCGGCCGAGTGGACCGCGGAGGTCCCCGACGACCGTGCCGAGCACGGCACCGTCGACATCTGCGTCACCACGATGAACAAGCCCGACTTCTGCGCCAAGCTGCTCGCCCAGATGGGTGAGGACGAGGCGCTGCGTCCCTACCTCGACACCGTCTTCGTGATGGAGCAGGGCACCAAGAAGGTCGTCGACGACGTCGAGTTCCCGGCGGCGGAGAAGGCTCTGGGCGACCTGCTGCACATCATCGAGCAGGGCAACCTGGGCGGCTCCGGCGGCTACGCGCGCGGTCAGCTCGAGTCGCTGCGCAAGGGCACCGCGACGTACGCCCTGATGATGGACGACGACGTCGTCTGCGAGCCCGAGGGCATCATCCGCGCGGTCACCTTCGGTGACCTCGCCAAGCGGCCGACCATCGTCGGCGGCCACATGTTCTCGCTCTACGCCAAGTCCCGCCTGCACTCCTACGGCGAGATCGTCCAGCCGTGGCGGTTCTGGTGGCAGTCGGCTCCCGGCGTCTTCGGCGACTGGGACTTCGGCGCCCGCAACCTGCGCTCGACCCGCTGGCTGCACAAGCGCGTCGACGTGGACTTCAACGGCTGGTTCATGTGTCTGATCCCGCGAAAGGTGATCGAGGAGATCGGGCTCTCGCTGCCGGTCTTCATCAAGTGGGACGACTCCGAGTACGGCCTGCGCGCCAAGGAGGCCGGCTTCCCGACCGTGTCGTTCCCGGGAGCGGCCGTGTGGCACGTCCCGTGGACCGACAAGAACGACGCGCTCGACTGGCAGTCCTACTTCCACCAGCGCAACCGCTTCGTCGCCGCGCTGCTGCACTCGATCTACGACGACGGCGGCCGGATGGTCACCGAGTCGTTCTCCCACCAGATCAAGCACCTGGTCTCGATGCAGTACTCGACCGTCCTGCTGCGCCACCAGGCGCTGCTCGACGTGCTGGCCGGCCCCGACAAGCTCCACGAGACCCTCGCGACCCAGCTTCCCGCCGTACGCGAGATGGTCAAGGACTTCCCGGACGCGCAGCTCAAGGCCGACCGTGACGAGTTCCCGCCCGTGCGCCGCCACAAGCCGCCGCGCAAGGGCAAGGAGGACACCGAGGTCCCGACCAACCGCGAGGTCAAGCTGGCCGCGCTCAAGGCGCCGATCCGGCAGCTCATGAAGCCGCGCAAGCTCTCCACGGAGTTCCCCGAGGCGGAGCTCGCCGCGATGGACAACCAGTGGTACCGGATCACCAAGTACGACAGCGCCATCGTGTCGATGAACGACCAGCAGGGTGCTGCCTTCTACCGCCGCGACAAGAAGCTCTTCAACCAGATGCTGAGGGACACCATCAAGGTGCACCGCCAGCTCAAGCGTCGCTGGCCCAAGCTGGCCGAGGAGTACCGCTCCAAGCTGAGCGAGTTCACCTCGCCGGAGGCCTGGGAGAAGACCTTCGAACCGTGGAAGGTCGCTGAGGAGAAGGGGACCGATGGCAACCGGAGTTGA
- a CDS encoding N-acetylmuramoyl-L-alanine amidase — protein sequence MISQAEQDESNDAQRARSRYVASTQQLLVLGVVLAALVPASTVVDLKVVRPGEAPVSNSTAMPAAAEVPADPVDAHLEEISLTAPPASPRESGRGATGRITAQARRAASAADAVTVTSLPQPVNGFGTVGLTWAPGAVVPEEAVGADVRTSVDGTWSPWQALDVHVDDHAPDPASSEAAGSRPGTMEAIVGEVEQVQARLRLTGAEVPADLRLAVITPGEASSTRSESPEIETGAEDAPEAAEDARGGAEGAQEGDATLSAAAYTPKPSIYSRRQWGADESVREAGPPDYHEVRGGFVHHTVNTNSYTRDQVPGIIRSIYTFHVQSRGWRDIGYNFLVDKFGRIWEGRYGGVDRPVVGAHTSGYNSYSFGASAIGNFDNVAPPSALVNAFGTLFAWKLSLHGVRGNKGSTRIGDRTFAHAIMGHRDAGSTACPGRYLYAQLSTIRSQAGSKQASWAARELQSQISGRGYPDLVARRATDKRIVVIRTDGNARFGTPRATNLIGGSSATLMNAGDWDRDGDGDILIRHTDGTIRVNRGNGTESFATGVIIGRNFESLAVLDVVGDITGDGWPDLLGKHPTGEIRVWPGHGTRALGGSYRMRSAVSGSTQVIGAGRFYADDGSPEAIFRLSNKLLIFRTNGPGGLTTYSDPGIDTSVFDFILATKDLRGASTGGDLLLRRKSDGMWFAYEHNQSGGWDRKSQMGVMRGYDQFG from the coding sequence ATGATTTCGCAGGCTGAACAGGACGAGTCGAACGACGCTCAGCGTGCTCGGTCCCGCTACGTGGCCTCGACCCAGCAGCTGCTCGTGCTCGGGGTCGTCCTGGCCGCCCTGGTACCGGCGAGCACCGTCGTCGACCTGAAGGTGGTCCGTCCTGGCGAGGCCCCGGTCTCGAACAGCACGGCCATGCCGGCCGCGGCCGAGGTGCCCGCGGACCCGGTCGATGCCCACCTGGAGGAGATCTCGCTGACCGCGCCGCCGGCCAGCCCTCGTGAGTCCGGCCGTGGTGCGACCGGCCGGATCACCGCGCAGGCCAGAAGGGCCGCTTCCGCCGCCGATGCGGTGACCGTCACCAGCCTTCCGCAGCCCGTGAACGGCTTCGGCACGGTCGGGCTCACCTGGGCGCCCGGCGCGGTCGTCCCGGAGGAGGCGGTCGGGGCGGACGTACGCACGTCGGTGGACGGGACGTGGAGCCCCTGGCAGGCGTTGGACGTCCACGTCGACGACCACGCTCCTGACCCCGCGTCCTCGGAGGCTGCCGGGTCGCGACCGGGCACCATGGAGGCGATCGTCGGCGAGGTCGAGCAGGTGCAGGCGCGGCTGCGGCTGACCGGTGCGGAGGTGCCCGCCGACCTCCGGCTGGCGGTGATCACTCCTGGCGAGGCGAGCTCGACGCGCAGTGAGTCGCCCGAGATCGAGACCGGGGCCGAGGACGCCCCGGAGGCGGCGGAGGACGCCAGGGGCGGCGCCGAGGGCGCTCAAGAGGGCGACGCGACGCTGTCGGCGGCTGCGTACACGCCCAAGCCCAGCATCTACAGCCGTCGCCAGTGGGGCGCCGACGAGAGCGTGCGTGAGGCCGGCCCGCCCGACTATCACGAGGTGCGCGGTGGGTTCGTGCATCACACCGTCAACACCAACTCCTACACCAGGGACCAGGTGCCGGGGATCATCCGGAGCATCTACACCTTCCACGTGCAGAGCCGCGGCTGGCGCGACATCGGCTACAACTTCCTGGTCGACAAGTTCGGCCGGATCTGGGAGGGCCGCTACGGCGGCGTCGACCGACCCGTCGTCGGCGCCCACACGTCGGGCTACAACAGCTACAGCTTCGGGGCCTCCGCGATCGGCAACTTCGACAACGTCGCGCCCCCGAGCGCGCTGGTGAACGCCTTCGGTACGCTCTTCGCGTGGAAGCTGTCGCTGCACGGCGTACGCGGCAACAAGGGCTCCACCAGGATCGGCGACCGCACCTTCGCGCACGCGATCATGGGCCATCGCGACGCCGGGTCCACCGCATGCCCGGGGCGCTACCTCTACGCCCAGCTGAGCACGATCCGCTCGCAGGCGGGCTCGAAGCAGGCGAGCTGGGCCGCACGGGAGCTGCAGTCGCAGATCAGCGGCCGCGGCTACCCCGACCTGGTCGCGCGGCGGGCCACCGACAAGCGGATCGTCGTGATCCGCACCGACGGCAACGCCCGCTTCGGTACGCCGCGGGCGACCAATCTGATCGGCGGCAGCTCGGCCACGCTGATGAATGCCGGTGACTGGGACCGCGACGGCGACGGCGACATCCTGATCCGGCACACCGACGGGACGATCCGGGTCAACCGGGGCAACGGCACCGAGAGCTTCGCCACGGGCGTCATCATCGGGCGCAACTTCGAGTCGCTCGCGGTCCTCGACGTCGTCGGTGACATCACCGGCGACGGCTGGCCCGATCTCCTGGGCAAGCACCCCACCGGTGAGATCCGGGTCTGGCCCGGGCACGGCACCCGCGCACTGGGTGGCTCCTACCGGATGCGCAGCGCGGTGAGCGGTTCGACCCAGGTCATCGGAGCGGGTCGCTTCTACGCAGACGACGGCTCCCCTGAGGCGATCTTCAGGCTCTCGAACAAGCTGCTGATCTTCCGCACCAACGGTCCCGGTGGCCTGACCACCTACTCCGACCCCGGCATCGACACCAGCGTCTTCGACTTCATCCTCGCGACCAAGGACCTGCGCGGTGCCTCCACGGGCGGCGACCTGCTGCTGCGTCGCAAGTCCGACGGGATGTGGTTCGCCTACGAGCACAACCAGAGCGGTGGCTGGGACCGGAAGTCGCAGATGGGTGTCATGCGGGGCTACGACCAGTTCGGATAG
- a CDS encoding ABC transporter permease, translated as MATGVDDRPVRIVDAPLAPPAENLGLLSVFKRRYLLKLLVQREISGRYSNSILGVFWSYINPLTQFCVYWLFMGKIMGADKGMEYYPIHLFAGLVIVHFFTETFGAGTRSLLGNKGLLKKMAMPKEMFPVASMLVSLYHLVPATLILVVVCLLSGWTPTWEMVPSFLLALGIVMALGTALALVFSLANVFFRDFGSAVNILTNYIRFGVPMMYPFSMIEEFLGEKSWIYLLNPISEAVLLFQQAFWIGVTDNPESTAAEHLPENLWMWGLGAFGGSLVLLVIAQLIFSKYENKIPERLT; from the coding sequence ATGGCAACCGGAGTTGATGATCGTCCCGTACGGATCGTCGACGCGCCGCTGGCACCGCCGGCGGAGAACCTCGGGCTGCTCTCGGTCTTCAAGCGCCGCTACCTGCTCAAGCTGCTGGTGCAGCGGGAGATCAGCGGTCGCTACTCCAACTCGATCCTCGGCGTCTTCTGGTCCTACATCAACCCGTTGACGCAGTTCTGCGTCTACTGGCTGTTCATGGGCAAGATCATGGGCGCGGACAAGGGGATGGAGTACTACCCGATCCACCTGTTCGCCGGGCTCGTCATCGTCCACTTCTTCACCGAGACCTTTGGTGCCGGCACCAGGTCTCTGCTGGGCAACAAGGGTCTGCTGAAGAAGATGGCGATGCCGAAGGAGATGTTCCCGGTCGCCTCGATGCTGGTCTCGCTCTACCACCTGGTGCCGGCGACCCTGATCCTGGTGGTCGTCTGCCTGCTGAGCGGGTGGACCCCGACGTGGGAGATGGTTCCGTCGTTCCTGCTCGCGCTCGGCATCGTGATGGCGCTCGGCACGGCGCTCGCACTGGTCTTCAGCCTGGCCAACGTCTTCTTCCGCGACTTCGGCAGCGCGGTCAACATCCTCACCAACTACATCCGGTTCGGCGTACCGATGATGTACCCGTTCTCCATGATCGAGGAGTTCCTCGGTGAGAAGTCCTGGATCTACCTGCTCAACCCGATCTCGGAGGCCGTCCTGCTCTTCCAGCAGGCATTCTGGATCGGGGTGACGGACAACCCCGAGTCGACGGCCGCCGAGCATCTGCCCGAGAACCTGTGGATGTGGGGCTTGGGGGCGTTCGGGGGCTCGTTGGTTCTGCTGGTGATCGCGCAGCTGATCTTCAGCAAGTACGAGAACAAGATTCCGGAGCGTCTGACATGA
- the glf gene encoding UDP-galactopyranose mutase, translated as MSSPETTPDLVVVGSGLFGLTIAERAASELDKKVLIIERRPHIGGNAYSEFDEETGIEVHKYGTHLFHTSNEKVWDYVRKFTDFTDYKHKVFGKYKGQVYSLPMNLALINQFFGKSHTPDEARALIAEQASEFKTEEAQNLEEKAISLIGRPLYEAFIKGYTAKQWEKDPKELSPDIITRLPVRYTFDNRYFNDKYEGLPVDGYTAWLERMADHPNITVLLDTDFFTVVDDYKGKVPIVYTGPVDEYFDFSAGKLSWRTVDLESEILDVDDYQGTGVVNANDPEVPFTRELEFKHLHPERADRYKPGKTVVVKEYSRFAQEGDEPYYPINTADNREKILVYRDLAKKEPMVLFGGRLGTYKYLDMHMAIASALTMFENKLRPHFEDGTPLTSGGVDE; from the coding sequence GTGTCCTCCCCTGAAACCACTCCTGACCTCGTCGTCGTCGGCTCCGGCCTCTTCGGCCTGACCATCGCCGAGCGCGCCGCCTCCGAGCTGGACAAGAAGGTGCTCATCATCGAGCGCCGCCCCCACATCGGGGGCAACGCCTACTCCGAGTTCGACGAGGAGACCGGCATCGAGGTGCACAAGTACGGCACCCACCTCTTCCACACCTCCAACGAGAAGGTGTGGGACTACGTGCGGAAGTTCACCGACTTCACCGACTACAAGCACAAGGTCTTCGGCAAGTACAAGGGACAGGTCTACTCCCTGCCGATGAACCTCGCGCTGATCAACCAGTTCTTCGGGAAGTCGCACACTCCCGACGAGGCGCGCGCGCTGATCGCCGAGCAGGCCAGCGAGTTCAAGACCGAGGAGGCCCAGAACCTCGAGGAGAAGGCGATCTCGCTGATCGGCCGCCCGCTCTACGAGGCGTTCATCAAGGGCTACACCGCCAAGCAGTGGGAGAAGGACCCCAAGGAGCTGTCGCCGGACATCATCACGCGCCTCCCGGTCCGCTACACCTTCGACAACCGCTACTTCAACGACAAGTACGAGGGTCTGCCGGTCGACGGCTACACCGCGTGGCTGGAGCGGATGGCCGACCACCCGAACATCACGGTCCTGCTCGACACCGACTTCTTCACGGTCGTCGACGACTACAAGGGCAAGGTCCCGATCGTCTACACCGGCCCGGTCGACGAGTACTTCGACTTCTCCGCCGGCAAGCTGTCGTGGCGCACCGTGGACCTCGAGTCCGAGATCCTCGACGTCGACGACTACCAGGGCACCGGCGTGGTCAACGCCAACGACCCCGAGGTCCCGTTCACCCGCGAGCTCGAGTTCAAGCACCTCCACCCCGAGCGTGCCGACCGCTACAAGCCCGGCAAGACCGTCGTCGTGAAGGAGTACAGCCGCTTCGCCCAGGAGGGCGACGAGCCGTACTACCCGATCAACACCGCCGACAACCGCGAGAAGATCCTGGTCTACCGCGACCTGGCCAAGAAGGAGCCGATGGTGCTCTTCGGTGGCCGCCTCGGCACCTACAAGTACCTGGACATGCACATGGCGATCGCGTCCGCGCTCACCATGTTCGAGAACAAGCTCCGTCCCCACTTCGAGGACGGCACCCCGCTCACCTCCGGAGGCGTTGACGAATGA